From one Astatotilapia calliptera chromosome 10, fAstCal1.2, whole genome shotgun sequence genomic stretch:
- the LOC113030600 gene encoding heart- and neural crest derivatives-expressed protein 1, giving the protein MNLIGGYQHHHHLMHEPFPFVQRCHQDAPYFQSWVVNHGEVPPDFQIQAPYPAAELGAPGTTHDARLEGLQAGMGKRRASGPKKERRRTESINTAFAELRECIPNVPADTKLSKIKTLRLATSYIAYLMDVLAKDSGETEGFKAEIKKFENRDLKRKRELTDGLPESLGAEKKVKGRTGWPQQVWALELNQ; this is encoded by the exons ATGAACCTCATCGGGGGTTACCAGCATCACCACCACCTGATGCACGAACCCTTCCCTTTCGTCCAGCGGTGTCATCAGGATGCACCGTACTTCCAGAGCTGGGTGGTGAACCACGGCGAAGTGCCCCCTGATTTCCAGATTCAGGCGCCCTACCCAGCTGCGGAGCTGGGAGCGCCCGGAACGACGCACGATGCCCGGCTGGAAGGGCTCCAGGCCGGGATGGGAAAGAGGAGAGCGTCGGGGCCGAAGAAGGAACGCCGGAGGACGGAAAGCATCAACACAGCTTTCGCCGAACTCAGGGAGTGCATCCCCAACGTGCCGGCGGAcacaaaactgtcaaaaatCAAAACTTTACGCCTGGCGACCAGTTACATCGCTTATCTGATGGACGTCCTGGCCAAAGACTCCGGGGAGACGGAGGGCTTTAAGGCCGAAATTAAGAAATTTGAAAACCGGGATTTGAAACGAAAACGGGAGCTG ACCGACGGCCTGCCGGAGTCCTTAGGAGCCGAGAAGAAGGTGAAAGGCCGGACTGGGTGGCCGCAGcaggtctgggctctggagcTGAACCAGTGA
- the sap30l gene encoding histone deacetylase complex subunit SAP30L encodes MNGFSTEEDSHDGPPAPPFYGQSCCLIEDGERCGRSAGNASFSKRIQKSISQKKLKLDIDKSVRHLYICDFHKNFIQSVRNKRKRKTSDDGGESPDHDVEVPEVDLFQLQVNTLRRYKRHYKLQTRPGLNKAQLAETVSRHFRNIPVNEKETLTYFIYMVKSSKSRLDQKGDGGKPLD; translated from the exons ATGAATGGGTTCAGCACAGAGGAAGATAGCCACGATGGACCGCCTGCTCCGCCGTTTTACGGTCAGAGCTGCTGCCTGATCGAGGACGGAGAACGCTGCGGCCGGTCTGCTGGAAACGCCTCCTTCAGCAAGAGAATCCAGAAGAGCATATCACAGAAGAAGCTCAAACTGGACATCGACAAGAGT GTGCGACATCTCTACATCTGTGACTTTCACAAGAATTTCATTCAGAGTGTTCGCaacaagaggaagaggaagaccaGCGATGATGGAGGGGAATCCCCAGATCATGATGTGGAGGTGCCCGAG GTGGACCTTTTCCAGCTGCAAGTGAACACGTTGAGACGCTACAAGCGACACTACAAGCTCCAGACCAGGCCCGGCCTCAACAAGGCCCAGCTGGCAGAG ACGGTGAGCCGTCACTTCCGGAATATTCCAGTGAACGAGAAGGAGACGCTGACCTACTTTATTTACATGGTGAAGAGCAGCAAGAGCCGCTTGGACCAGAAAGGGGACGGTGGCAAACCCCTGGACTAA